Proteins encoded within one genomic window of Streptomyces taklimakanensis:
- a CDS encoding PaaI family thioesterase gives MGEPTSTTFPQEIIDQWSGSGVDLPSLFSAGNLGRRMGLEILHASPEKVVGTLPVEGNTQPYGLLHGGASAVLAETLGSVGAMLHGGPGRIAVGVDLNCTHHRGLSSGTVTGTATAVHRGRTTATYEIAVTDERGRRVCSARLTCLLRDAPEGARG, from the coding sequence ATGGGCGAGCCGACCAGCACCACGTTCCCGCAGGAGATCATCGACCAGTGGTCCGGGTCCGGCGTGGACCTGCCCTCCCTGTTCTCCGCCGGGAACCTCGGCCGCCGCATGGGTCTGGAGATCCTCCACGCGTCCCCGGAGAAGGTCGTCGGCACCCTGCCCGTCGAGGGCAACACCCAGCCCTACGGGCTGCTGCACGGAGGCGCCTCCGCCGTCCTGGCCGAGACCCTCGGCTCCGTCGGCGCCATGCTCCACGGCGGACCGGGCAGGATCGCCGTCGGCGTGGACCTCAACTGCACCCACCACCGAGGCCTGAGCTCCGGCACCGTCACCGGGACCGCCACCGCCGTCCACCGCGGCCGCACCACCGCCACCTACGAGATCGCCGTCACCGACGAGCGGGGCCGACGCGTGTGCTCCGCCCGCCTCACCTGCCTGCTGCGCGACGCGCCCGAGGGCGCCCGCGGCTGA
- a CDS encoding trypsin-like serine protease, with the protein MRAIRLTPTQRRAAVTAAAAAALALAAAAPATAISSYNSAPAPERTEVGALVVSYDHDEDPATPERVDWVCSGTMIDRDTFLTAAHCTTGWPTGTDFHVSLDQDVQAALDAAAEEHPGDSGAVAAAVAVEGTVHDHPDYPGPSSDTHDIAVVEVPADEMARRWDFTPATLPTAGQLDALGSTALDDTDFTVVGYGTQEAHRGPGGHTHPGGGVRMKAPTSFNALNKAWVRVSMIGAQDNGGACYGDSGGPNFAEIGGERLLVGTTITGDSPCYATNVAYRLDSPGARAFLAPYTDLP; encoded by the coding sequence GTGCGGGCCATACGCCTGACACCCACCCAAAGGCGCGCCGCGGTCACCGCCGCGGCCGCGGCCGCCCTCGCACTGGCCGCCGCGGCACCCGCCACGGCGATCAGCTCCTACAACTCCGCCCCCGCTCCCGAACGGACCGAGGTCGGAGCGCTGGTGGTCTCCTACGACCACGACGAGGACCCCGCCACACCCGAGCGGGTCGACTGGGTCTGCTCCGGCACGATGATCGACCGCGACACCTTCCTCACCGCCGCCCACTGCACCACCGGCTGGCCGACCGGCACCGACTTCCACGTCTCCCTCGACCAGGACGTGCAGGCCGCTCTCGATGCCGCCGCCGAGGAGCACCCCGGCGACTCCGGCGCCGTCGCCGCGGCCGTCGCCGTGGAGGGCACCGTGCACGACCACCCGGACTACCCCGGCCCCTCCTCCGACACCCACGACATCGCCGTCGTCGAGGTTCCCGCCGACGAGATGGCGCGGCGCTGGGACTTCACCCCGGCCACCCTGCCCACCGCCGGGCAGCTCGACGCCCTGGGCTCCACCGCGCTGGACGACACCGACTTCACCGTCGTCGGCTACGGCACCCAGGAGGCCCACCGCGGCCCCGGCGGACACACCCACCCGGGCGGCGGCGTGCGCATGAAGGCGCCCACGAGCTTCAACGCCCTCAACAAGGCGTGGGTGCGGGTGTCCATGATCGGCGCCCAGGACAACGGCGGTGCCTGCTACGGCGACTCCGGCGGCCCCAACTTCGCCGAGATCGGCGGCGAACGCCTCCTGGTGGGCACCACCATCACCGGCGACTCCCCCTGCTACGCCACGAACGTCGCCTACCGGCTCGACAGCCCCGGCGCCCGCGCCTTCCTGGCCCCGTACACCGACCTGCCCTGA